One window of the Verrucomicrobiota bacterium genome contains the following:
- a CDS encoding glycosyltransferase family 9 protein: MNTPLQILVIRRDNIGDLICTTPLLHGLRRKYPDARISVLASSYNVNVLDENPDVDEVFVFLKKNQKSHGYGRLGMLWNRWLLLRTIRKRRFDHIILANGGWRYAHTLGGKQLIGFREPGEPAHRQPDVLAPDHNGLEEHEVSKMGRLGALLGIEESLGGTKLFPDAALVVRESKRLKALGWNPEKASMALHLSSRNPLQRWPEESFIELAKALTASGDNQILLFWSPGAEDDAMHPGDDEKAGRIQARLDGLPVFSCPTATIKELVAAVSLADQMICSDGGAMHVAAALNKPIVCFFGTSFVPEWHPWGVPYIALQKSSQSVADITVEETLAAFAELQKK; the protein is encoded by the coding sequence GTGAACACTCCCCTTCAGATCCTAGTCATCCGGCGCGATAACATCGGTGATCTGATCTGTACCACACCCCTGCTTCATGGGCTGCGCAGAAAGTATCCCGATGCCCGGATCTCGGTTCTGGCCAGCAGTTACAATGTGAATGTTCTGGATGAAAATCCCGATGTTGATGAGGTCTTTGTCTTCCTGAAGAAGAATCAAAAGAGCCATGGATACGGGCGGCTGGGGATGCTCTGGAACCGCTGGCTACTTCTCCGCACGATTCGTAAGCGCCGCTTCGATCATATCATCCTGGCAAACGGAGGCTGGCGCTACGCCCACACGCTCGGCGGGAAACAACTGATCGGGTTTCGCGAGCCCGGGGAGCCGGCCCATCGTCAGCCCGATGTTCTGGCTCCGGATCACAACGGCCTCGAGGAGCATGAGGTTTCCAAGATGGGAAGGCTGGGAGCCCTACTCGGTATTGAAGAGTCACTGGGTGGCACGAAGCTCTTTCCAGATGCGGCCTTGGTCGTTAGAGAAAGCAAGCGTCTGAAAGCCTTGGGATGGAACCCGGAGAAGGCCTCCATGGCACTTCACCTCAGCTCTCGAAATCCTCTCCAGCGGTGGCCTGAGGAATCATTCATCGAACTTGCCAAGGCCTTGACCGCCTCTGGGGACAACCAGATCCTGCTGTTCTGGTCACCAGGTGCCGAGGACGACGCCATGCATCCCGGTGATGACGAAAAGGCAGGACGCATCCAGGCCCGACTTGACGGTCTGCCGGTCTTTTCCTGTCCCACCGCAACAATCAAGGAGCTGGTTGCCGCCGTTTCCCTCGCTGATCAAATGATCTGCAGCGATGGCGGAGCGATGCATGTCGCCGCTGCCTTGAATAAACCGATTGTCTGCTTCTTCGGCACCAGCTTTGTGCCGGAGTGGCATCCTTGGGGTGTACCCTACATCGCGCTCCAG
- a CDS encoding YkgJ family cysteine cluster protein, with protein sequence MSDTTAARSTEDLCSSCGMCCDGVLFHTVELQAGDQPRRLSALGLKIRKQKGVEFFLQPCSAHREVSGKCSCLIYEDRPARCRAFDCRQLRGVLAGEVTEEVALEKIRAAREKVSQVTVIMGQIAETNPSRSLAHRVANALTLPKGADQTPLHDELKVAMEDLEALLVKDFRV encoded by the coding sequence ATGAGTGACACGACCGCCGCGCGGAGCACAGAGGATCTCTGCAGTAGCTGCGGCATGTGCTGTGACGGAGTGCTCTTTCACACGGTCGAGCTCCAGGCGGGAGACCAGCCCAGGAGACTTTCTGCACTGGGGCTGAAGATTCGCAAGCAGAAGGGGGTCGAGTTTTTCCTCCAGCCCTGCTCGGCCCATCGCGAAGTGTCGGGGAAATGCTCCTGCCTGATCTACGAGGATCGTCCGGCCCGCTGCAGGGCCTTTGATTGCCGTCAGCTCCGTGGGGTTCTCGCGGGCGAAGTCACCGAGGAGGTTGCGCTGGAAAAAATCCGCGCGGCTCGTGAGAAGGTATCACAGGTCACGGTTATCATGGGTCAGATCGCCGAGACGAATCCCAGCCGCTCGCTCGCCCATCGTGTGGCAAATGCACTCACTCTTCCGAAGGGCGCCGACCAGACACCTCTTCATGATGAACTCAAGGTCGCCATGGAGGATCTGGAGGCCTTACTCGTGAAAGACTTCCGCGTCTAG
- a CDS encoding DNA-binding protein — protein sequence MYEEENSAYSSAYRQYAQDNVLESRELQVERKFFRLEVRENDRGRFLRINEENQGRRNTVIVPDSGFGDFAKAISEILASQAKS from the coding sequence ATGTACGAAGAAGAGAACTCCGCCTACTCGAGCGCCTACCGCCAATATGCCCAAGACAATGTCCTCGAGAGCCGCGAGCTTCAGGTGGAGCGGAAGTTCTTCCGTCTTGAAGTCCGTGAAAACGACAGGGGTCGCTTTCTGAGGATCAACGAGGAGAACCAAGGACGACGCAATACCGTGATCGTCCCCGACTCCGGCTTCGGCGATTTTGCGAAGGCGATCAGCGAGATTCTGGCATCTCAGGCCAAGTCCTAA